From a single Cnuibacter physcomitrellae genomic region:
- the map gene encoding type I methionyl aminopeptidase, whose product MIGRRGKGIYKSPAELRAMVEPGLVTAASLDAVRAAIRPGITTLELDRIADEVIRSRGGVSNFQMVPGYSHTVCTSVNDDVVHGIPGPRVLQPGDIVSIDSGADVNGWNGDSAITIVLDDPAHPETVAARQLLSDVTEQSLWHGIARLARARHLNEVGEAIEDYVTSHPSVAEGAQYGILTDYIGHGIGRSMHEEPPVFNYRVRQRGPEVKPGLVVAIEPMITAGSEETFVRDDEWTVATSDGSMSSHWEHSVAVHADGIWVLTAADGGASALAPLGVTPVPIS is encoded by the coding sequence ATGATCGGTCGTCGCGGCAAGGGGATCTACAAGTCGCCCGCCGAGCTGCGTGCGATGGTCGAGCCTGGCTTGGTGACCGCGGCGTCGCTCGACGCCGTGCGCGCCGCGATCCGGCCGGGCATCACCACGCTCGAGCTCGACCGCATCGCCGACGAGGTCATCCGCTCACGCGGCGGGGTGTCGAACTTCCAGATGGTCCCCGGCTACTCGCACACCGTCTGCACGAGCGTGAACGACGACGTCGTCCACGGCATCCCCGGCCCCCGGGTGCTGCAGCCGGGCGACATCGTCTCCATCGACAGCGGGGCCGACGTGAACGGCTGGAACGGCGACTCCGCGATCACGATCGTGCTCGACGATCCGGCGCACCCCGAGACGGTCGCGGCCCGGCAGCTGCTCTCCGATGTGACCGAGCAGTCCCTGTGGCACGGGATCGCGCGGCTGGCCCGCGCGAGGCACCTCAACGAGGTCGGCGAGGCCATCGAGGACTACGTCACGTCGCATCCGTCGGTGGCCGAGGGAGCGCAGTACGGCATCCTCACCGACTACATCGGACACGGGATCGGCCGGAGCATGCACGAGGAGCCACCGGTGTTCAACTACCGGGTGCGCCAGCGCGGCCCGGAGGTGAAGCCGGGTCTCGTGGTCGCGATCGAGCCCATGATCACCGCCGGCTCGGAGGAGACGTTCGTCCGCGACGACGAGTGGACGGTGGCCACCTCCGACGGCAGCATGTCGTCGCACTGGGAGCACTCGGTGGCGGTGCACGCCGACGGCATCTGGGTGCTCACCGCGGCCGACGGGGGAGCGTCAGCCCTCGCGCCGCTCGGCGTGACGCCGGTTCCGATCTCCTAG
- the rplE gene encoding 50S ribosomal protein L5: MSTTTAAPTGKIQPRLKQKYRNEIVKQLTEQFGFANPHQVPGLVKVVVNTGVGEAARDSKVIDGAVRDLTAITGQKPQVTKARKSIAQFKLREGQPIGAHVTLRGDRAWEFLDRLLSLALPRIRDFRGLSDRQFDGNGNYTFGLQEQSVFHEIDQDKIDRVRGFDITVVTTAKTDDEGRALLRALGFPFKSND; this comes from the coding sequence ATGAGCACGACCACTGCTGCGCCTACTGGCAAAATCCAGCCGCGCCTCAAGCAGAAGTACCGCAACGAGATCGTGAAGCAGCTCACCGAGCAGTTCGGTTTCGCGAACCCCCACCAGGTCCCCGGCCTGGTCAAGGTGGTCGTGAACACCGGTGTCGGTGAGGCTGCTCGCGACAGCAAGGTGATCGACGGGGCCGTCCGCGACCTCACCGCGATCACCGGTCAGAAGCCTCAGGTCACCAAGGCCCGCAAGTCCATCGCGCAGTTCAAGCTGCGTGAGGGCCAGCCGATCGGTGCGCACGTCACCCTTCGTGGCGACCGCGCGTGGGAGTTCCTCGACCGACTGCTGTCGCTCGCCCTCCCTCGCATCCGCGACTTCCGCGGCCTGTCGGACCGTCAGTTCGACGGCAACGGCAACTACACGTTCGGTCTCCAGGAGCAGTCCGTGTTCCACGAGATCGACCAGGACAAGATCGATCGCGTCCGCGGCTTCGACATCACCGTCGTCACCACGGCCAAGACCGACGACGAGGGTCGTGCGCTCCTCCGCGCGCTCGGCTTCCCGTTCAAGTCGAACGACTAG
- the rplR gene encoding 50S ribosomal protein L18, producing MANSSKSASRDRRHSRLRKKIEGTAVRPRLVVTRSARHLFVQVVDDSKGHTVASASTLEADLRTFDGDKTAKAHKVGELVAERAKSAGVEAVVFDRGGNRYAGRIAAVADGAREGGLSL from the coding sequence ATGGCCAACAGCAGCAAGTCCGCGTCCCGCGACCGCCGTCACTCGCGTCTCCGCAAGAAGATCGAGGGCACTGCCGTCCGTCCCCGTCTCGTCGTCACCCGTTCGGCCCGTCACCTGTTCGTGCAGGTCGTCGACGACAGCAAGGGCCACACCGTGGCGTCCGCATCGACCCTTGAGGCCGACCTGCGCACGTTCGACGGTGACAAGACCGCGAAGGCGCACAAGGTCGGCGAGCTCGTCGCCGAGCGCGCCAAGTCGGCCGGTGTCGAGGCGGTCGTGTTCGACCGCGGCGGCAACCGCTACGCCGGTCGCATCGCGGCCGTCGCCGACGGAGCACGAGAGGGTGGTCTGAGCCTGTGA
- the rplF gene encoding 50S ribosomal protein L6, with the protein MSRIGRLPIDIPAGVTVTIDGQQVSVKGPKGELQLTVKAPIVAQIEDNQVLVTRPDDERESRSLHGLTRTLIANQITGVTAGYSKSLEVVGTGYRVASKGSGVEFALGYSHPIAVEPPAGISFTVEGNNKLTVTGIDKQQVGEVAANLRKLRKPEPYKGKGVRYAGENVRRKAGKSGK; encoded by the coding sequence ATGTCACGAATCGGACGACTTCCCATCGACATCCCCGCCGGCGTCACCGTGACGATCGACGGGCAGCAGGTCTCGGTCAAGGGCCCCAAGGGTGAGCTCCAGCTCACCGTGAAGGCCCCGATCGTCGCCCAGATCGAGGACAACCAGGTGCTCGTCACCCGTCCCGACGACGAGCGCGAGTCGCGGTCGCTCCACGGCCTGACCCGCACCCTCATCGCGAACCAGATCACCGGCGTCACCGCGGGCTACTCCAAGAGCCTCGAGGTCGTCGGCACCGGTTACCGCGTCGCGTCCAAGGGCTCGGGCGTCGAGTTCGCCCTGGGCTACTCGCACCCGATCGCCGTCGAGCCGCCGGCCGGCATCTCGTTCACGGTCGAGGGCAACAACAAGCTCACGGTCACCGGCATCGACAAGCAGCAGGTCGGTGAGGTGGCCGCCAACCTCCGCAAGCTCCGCAAGCCCGAGCCCTACAAGGGCAAGGGTGTGCGGTACGCCGGCGAGAACGTTCGCCGCAAGGCCGGAAAGAGTGGTAAGTGA
- the rplO gene encoding 50S ribosomal protein L15, producing MAEEETVETAKAAPKKAPARKSAAKTADAKETKADKAEAPAARPQVLKVHHLRPAAGAKKARTRVGRGEGSKGKTAGRGTKGTKARYQVKVGFEGGQMPLHMRTPKLRGFKNPFRVEYQVVNLEKLAELYPNGGDVTVGDLVAKGAVRKNEKVKVLGAGDIAVKLNVTVDKVSGSAEQKIVAAGGSVK from the coding sequence ATGGCTGAAGAAGAGACCGTCGAGACCGCCAAGGCGGCCCCGAAGAAGGCTCCGGCGCGCAAGTCGGCTGCGAAGACCGCAGACGCCAAGGAGACCAAGGCCGACAAGGCCGAGGCCCCCGCGGCCCGTCCGCAGGTCCTCAAGGTCCACCACCTCCGTCCCGCCGCGGGTGCCAAGAAGGCACGGACCCGCGTCGGCCGCGGTGAGGGCTCGAAGGGAAAGACCGCAGGCCGCGGCACCAAGGGCACGAAGGCCCGGTACCAGGTCAAGGTCGGCTTCGAGGGTGGCCAGATGCCGCTGCACATGCGCACCCCGAAGCTGCGCGGGTTCAAGAACCCGTTCCGCGTCGAGTACCAGGTCGTGAACCTGGAGAAGCTCGCCGAGCTGTACCCGAACGGTGGCGACGTCACCGTGGGCGACCTGGTCGCCAAGGGTGCCGTCCGCAAGAACGAGAAGGTCAAGGTGCTCGGCGCCGGCGACATCGCGGTGAAGCTCAACGTCACCGTCGACAAGGTCTCCGGCTCGGCCGAGCAGAAGATCGTCGCGGCCGGCGGCTCGGTCAAGTAA
- a CDS encoding HPr family phosphocarrier protein — protein sequence MAERTVEIASTHGLHARPATIFTQTVAKSGIPVQLSKGEKSVNAASILGVISLGVEHGDTLTLTSDAADADAVLDELAALLETDMDAE from the coding sequence ATGGCAGAACGCACCGTCGAGATCGCCTCGACCCACGGACTTCACGCTCGCCCGGCGACGATCTTCACCCAGACCGTGGCGAAGTCCGGCATCCCCGTCCAGCTCTCCAAGGGGGAGAAGTCGGTGAACGCGGCCAGCATCCTGGGCGTGATCTCGCTCGGCGTCGAGCACGGCGACACCCTGACCCTCACCTCCGACGCCGCGGACGCGGACGCGGTGCTCGACGAGCTCGCGGCGCTGCTCGAGACGGACATGGACGCGGAGTGA
- the rplN gene encoding 50S ribosomal protein L14 — protein sequence MLQQESRLKVADNTGAKELLTIRVLGGSNRRYAGLGDVIVATVKDAIPGGNVKKGDVVKAVVVRTVKQTRRPDGSYIKFDENAAVILKNDGDPRGTRIFGPVGRELRDKKFMKIISLAPEVI from the coding sequence CCGACAACACCGGCGCCAAGGAGCTGCTGACCATCCGCGTGCTCGGCGGTTCGAACCGTCGCTACGCAGGCCTCGGCGACGTCATCGTCGCCACGGTCAAGGATGCGATCCCCGGCGGCAACGTGAAGAAGGGTGACGTGGTCAAGGCCGTCGTCGTCCGCACGGTCAAGCAGACCCGCCGTCCCGACGGCTCCTACATCAAGTTCGACGAGAACGCCGCAGTGATCCTCAAGAACGACGGCGACCCCCGAGGTACTCGTATCTTCGGGCCGGTCGGTCGCGAGCTCCGCGACAAGAAGTTCATGAAGATCATCTCGCTGGCACCGGAGGTCATCTAG
- the rplX gene encoding 50S ribosomal protein L24 — translation MAKIKKGDLVQVISGPSQARGGDRGKQGRVIEVLTEKNRVVVEGVNFVTKHVRVGQTQRGTKTGGIETHEASIHISNVALVDPETKKPTRVGHRNETVTKDGVTKTVRVRYAKKSGKDL, via the coding sequence ATGGCGAAGATCAAGAAGGGCGACCTGGTCCAGGTCATCTCCGGCCCGAGCCAGGCCCGCGGCGGAGACCGCGGCAAGCAGGGTCGTGTGATCGAGGTCCTCACCGAGAAGAACCGCGTGGTCGTCGAGGGCGTGAACTTCGTCACCAAGCACGTGCGCGTGGGTCAGACCCAGCGCGGCACGAAGACCGGTGGCATCGAGACCCACGAGGCGTCGATCCACATCTCCAACGTGGCTCTCGTCGACCCCGAGACCAAGAAGCCGACCCGTGTCGGTCACCGCAACGAGACCGTCACCAAGGACGGCGTCACCAAGACCGTTCGCGTCCGCTACGCGAAGAAGTCGGGTAAGGACCTCTGA
- the rpsE gene encoding 30S ribosomal protein S5 — protein sequence MSTPNTEEQNVAGEAPVETAASTQNNNQEPREARRGGRERNPNRDRNNRDADKSQFLERVVTINRVSKVVKGGRRFSFTALVVVGDGNGLVGVGYGKAREVPLAISKGVEEAKKNFFRVPRVGNTIPHPVQGEAAAGVVLLRPAAAGTGVIAGGPVRAVLECAGIHDILSKSLGSSNTINIVHATVEALKQLEEPRAVAARRGLEFDEVAPARLVRAEQDALAAKAGA from the coding sequence GTGAGCACCCCCAACACCGAGGAGCAGAACGTGGCTGGAGAAGCCCCCGTCGAGACTGCAGCCTCGACCCAGAACAACAACCAGGAGCCCCGCGAGGCGCGCCGTGGTGGTCGCGAGCGCAACCCGAACCGCGACCGCAACAACCGTGACGCCGACAAGAGCCAGTTCCTGGAGCGCGTCGTCACGATCAACCGCGTGTCGAAGGTCGTGAAGGGTGGTCGTCGCTTCAGCTTCACCGCCCTCGTGGTCGTCGGAGACGGCAACGGCCTGGTCGGCGTCGGCTACGGCAAGGCCCGTGAGGTGCCGCTGGCGATCTCCAAGGGCGTCGAGGAGGCGAAGAAGAACTTCTTCCGCGTCCCTCGCGTCGGCAACACCATCCCGCACCCCGTGCAGGGTGAGGCAGCCGCCGGTGTCGTCCTCCTCCGCCCCGCTGCGGCCGGTACCGGTGTCATCGCCGGTGGTCCGGTCCGTGCGGTCCTGGAGTGCGCCGGCATCCACGACATCCTGTCGAAGTCGCTCGGCTCGTCCAACACGATCAACATCGTCCACGCGACGGTGGAGGCGCTGAAGCAGCTCGAGGAGCCGCGCGCCGTCGCCGCCCGTCGTGGGCTCGAGTTCGACGAGGTCGCCCCGGCCCGCCTGGTGCGTGCCGAGCAGGACGCCCTCGCCGCGAAGGCAGGTGCATGA
- the secY gene encoding preprotein translocase subunit SecY → MFQAVARIFRTPDLRRKIGFTLGIVALFRLGSFIPAPFVDFGNVQTCLAANQNTSGLYELVNLFSGGALLQLSIFALGIMPYITASIIVQLLRVVIPHFETLYKEGQAGQSRLTQYTRYLTIALGVLQSTTLITVARSGALFGTSTVAECGQLITNDAWYAILLMVITMTAGTGVIMWMGELITERGIGNGMSLLIFTSIAARFPESLWQIAQSRSFETFLLVIVVGLAVMVAVVFVELSQRRIPVQYAKRVVGRRTYGGNNTYIPIKVNMAGVVPVIFASSLLYLPALIAQFNQPQPGQEPAGWVTWINNYLVRGDHPLYMLLYFLLIVGFTYFYVAITFNPEEVADNMKKFGGFIPGIRAGRPTAEYLDYVLTRITLPGSIYLGLIALLPLIALAAVGANQNFPFGGASILIIVGVGLETVKQIDSQLQQRHYEGLLR, encoded by the coding sequence TTGTTCCAAGCCGTCGCGAGAATCTTCCGCACGCCAGACCTGCGCCGGAAGATCGGGTTCACGCTCGGCATCGTCGCGCTGTTCCGACTCGGCTCGTTCATCCCCGCCCCGTTCGTCGACTTCGGCAACGTGCAGACGTGTCTTGCCGCGAACCAGAACACCTCGGGCCTCTATGAGCTCGTCAACCTCTTCTCGGGTGGCGCGCTCCTCCAGCTCTCGATCTTCGCGCTGGGCATCATGCCCTACATCACGGCGTCGATCATCGTGCAGCTGCTCCGAGTGGTCATCCCTCACTTCGAGACCCTCTACAAGGAGGGCCAGGCCGGTCAGAGCCGCCTGACGCAGTACACGCGCTACCTCACCATCGCGCTGGGCGTGCTGCAGTCGACCACGCTCATCACGGTGGCCCGCAGCGGCGCCCTGTTCGGCACCTCCACCGTCGCGGAGTGCGGCCAGCTCATCACCAACGACGCCTGGTACGCCATCCTCCTCATGGTCATCACCATGACGGCGGGTACCGGCGTGATCATGTGGATGGGCGAGCTCATCACCGAGCGCGGCATCGGCAACGGCATGTCCCTGCTGATCTTCACCTCCATCGCCGCCCGCTTCCCCGAGTCGCTCTGGCAGATCGCGCAGTCGCGCAGCTTCGAGACCTTCCTGCTCGTCATCGTCGTCGGGCTGGCGGTCATGGTGGCCGTCGTCTTCGTCGAGCTGTCGCAACGGCGCATCCCGGTGCAGTACGCCAAACGCGTGGTCGGCAGACGCACGTACGGCGGCAACAACACGTACATCCCCATCAAGGTCAACATGGCCGGTGTGGTGCCCGTGATCTTCGCGTCGTCGCTGCTCTACCTGCCTGCGCTGATCGCGCAGTTCAACCAGCCGCAGCCCGGTCAGGAGCCGGCCGGCTGGGTGACCTGGATCAACAACTACCTCGTGCGCGGCGATCACCCGCTGTACATGCTGCTGTACTTCCTGCTCATCGTGGGCTTCACCTACTTCTACGTCGCGATCACCTTCAACCCCGAAGAGGTCGCCGACAACATGAAGAAGTTCGGTGGCTTCATCCCCGGCATCCGAGCGGGACGGCCCACGGCGGAGTACCTCGACTACGTGCTCACCCGCATCACGCTGCCGGGCTCGATCTACCTGGGTCTGATCGCCCTGCTGCCCCTCATCGCGCTGGCTGCGGTGGGCGCCAACCAGAACTTCCCGTTCGGTGGCGCGTCGATCCTGATCATCGTCGGCGTCGGTCTCGAGACGGTGAAGCAGATCGACTCCCAGCTCCAGCAGCGTCACTACGAGGGTCTGCTCCGATGA
- the rpsH gene encoding 30S ribosomal protein S8, whose product MTMTDPVADMLTRLRNANSAHHDSVSMPHSKLKAGVAEILKSEGYISDWAVEDARVGKTLTLQLKFGPNRERSIAGIKRVSKPGLRVYAKSTEIPTVLGGLGVAILSTSSGLLTDRQANKKGVGGEVLAYVW is encoded by the coding sequence ATGACGATGACAGATCCGGTCGCAGACATGCTGACCAGACTGCGCAACGCCAACTCGGCGCACCACGACTCCGTCTCGATGCCTCACTCGAAGCTCAAGGCAGGCGTCGCGGAGATCCTCAAGTCCGAGGGCTACATCTCCGACTGGGCCGTCGAGGACGCCCGCGTCGGCAAGACCCTCACGCTGCAGCTCAAGTTCGGACCGAACCGTGAGCGTTCGATCGCGGGCATCAAGCGCGTGTCGAAGCCCGGACTGCGCGTGTACGCGAAGTCGACCGAGATCCCCACCGTGCTCGGTGGCCTCGGCGTCGCGATCCTGTCCACCTCCTCCGGTCTGCTCACCGACCGTCAGGCCAACAAGAAGGGCGTAGGCGGAGAAGTCCTCGCCTACGTGTGGTGA
- a CDS encoding adenylate kinase yields the protein MSSGEALRLLLIGPPGAGKGTQAAKLSEAYGIPAISTGDIFRENVRNETPLGVQAREFMDKGLYVPDSLTNDLVRDRLSQPDAQAGFLLDGYPRTLQQVDELDRMLGDADASLDAVVLLTADTDEVVRRLRQRALEQGRSDDTEEVIRTRLDVYAEQTAPIVDVYRNRGLVVEVDGLGEIDEVTGRIITALAHR from the coding sequence ATGAGCAGCGGTGAGGCGCTCCGACTGCTCCTCATCGGCCCTCCCGGTGCCGGCAAGGGCACCCAGGCGGCCAAGCTCTCCGAGGCGTACGGCATCCCCGCGATCTCGACGGGAGACATCTTCCGTGAGAACGTCCGCAACGAGACACCGCTGGGCGTGCAGGCCAGGGAGTTCATGGACAAGGGCCTCTACGTGCCCGACTCCCTGACCAACGACCTCGTGCGCGACAGGCTCTCGCAGCCGGATGCCCAGGCGGGCTTCCTCCTCGACGGCTACCCGCGCACGCTCCAGCAGGTCGACGAGCTCGATCGGATGCTGGGCGACGCCGACGCGTCGCTGGATGCGGTGGTCCTGCTGACGGCCGACACCGACGAGGTGGTCCGCCGCCTTCGCCAGCGGGCCCTCGAGCAGGGACGCAGCGACGACACGGAGGAGGTCATCCGCACGCGTCTCGACGTGTACGCGGAGCAGACCGCCCCGATCGTCGACGTGTACCGCAACCGGGGACTCGTGGTCGAGGTCGACGGGCTCGGCGAGATCGACGAGGTCACCGGCCGCATCATCACCGCGCTCGCCCACCGATGA
- the rpmD gene encoding 50S ribosomal protein L30 — translation MAARLKVTQIKSVISEKQNQRDTLRSLGLKRIGDVVVREDSAANRGYVRTVAHLVKVEEID, via the coding sequence ATGGCCGCTCGCCTCAAGGTGACCCAGATCAAGTCCGTTATCAGCGAGAAGCAGAACCAGCGCGACACCCTCCGCAGCCTCGGGCTGAAGCGGATCGGCGATGTCGTCGTTCGTGAGGACAGCGCGGCCAACCGCGGCTACGTCCGCACGGTCGCTCACCTCGTGAAGGTCGAGGAGATTGACTAA
- a CDS encoding BglG family transcription antiterminator, which produces MSERYERLLDYLAGADDWVTAGELADRLGVTTRSVRSYVTSVKQAAMPLEVIASSTSGYRLNRDAYAEFLSAVRSSSKAPGSPRDRVHAIIRDLGESIDGVDVFDLASAMYVSESTVEADLRKVKMLAEDAGLELARRGSRVRLEGSELGRRRLLSRIFRDQSAQGFLDLDYIQREFGFPALGRFKDDLVERLGATGYFVNEYSINNVLLHVAIAVDRVSKDRSIESADPSPAPGGPPEVERLLEQLVAEHFSVRLGVRELGYLAILLTTRVLTPGHDEPTEDVAAAYLRDDDLAALRSIVALASDEYLVDLRDEDFLVRLGLHVRNLVARGHESAHTRNPMTRSIKSSYPMIYELAVFIASQIQRREGIPINDDEIAYIALHVGSHLERQSRREERITCAIVSPTYYDLHERLRERVEAVFGDDLQVDITITRTDVDWSALSSDIVITTLPVQGARDTVVTVQPFLTDGDVEAIRRAIAAVRRHRRRMQLKDELLQYFDERLFFRDLQAPDEPTMIRRLGSAMVELGIIDDEYVEQAIEREAMSSTAFTDTIAVPHAMTMSASHTALAIVVNETPMQWGGNRVTVIALIAFSAEGRRAFQVVFDQLVEVFSDRDVVQRIIRRGTTFPAFIDELVRVMDE; this is translated from the coding sequence ATGAGCGAGCGATACGAACGTCTACTCGACTACCTCGCGGGCGCCGACGACTGGGTGACCGCGGGGGAGCTCGCCGACCGCCTGGGCGTCACGACCCGCAGCGTCCGCAGCTACGTGACGAGCGTCAAGCAGGCCGCGATGCCGCTCGAGGTGATCGCCTCCTCGACGAGCGGGTACCGGCTCAACCGGGATGCCTACGCGGAGTTCCTGAGCGCCGTCCGCTCCTCCTCGAAGGCGCCGGGCAGTCCTCGCGACCGCGTGCACGCCATCATCCGAGATCTGGGCGAGTCGATCGACGGCGTCGACGTGTTTGACCTCGCCTCCGCCATGTACGTCAGCGAGTCGACCGTGGAGGCCGATCTCCGGAAGGTCAAGATGCTCGCCGAGGACGCCGGTCTCGAGCTCGCCCGGCGCGGCAGCCGCGTGCGGCTCGAGGGGAGCGAGCTCGGCAGGAGACGCCTCCTCAGCCGCATCTTCCGCGACCAGAGCGCGCAGGGCTTCCTCGATCTCGACTACATCCAGCGCGAGTTCGGCTTCCCCGCGCTGGGCCGCTTCAAGGACGACCTGGTGGAGCGGCTCGGCGCCACCGGCTACTTCGTCAACGAGTACTCGATCAACAACGTGCTCCTGCACGTCGCGATCGCCGTCGATCGGGTCTCGAAGGACCGGTCGATCGAGTCGGCGGACCCCTCCCCCGCCCCCGGTGGACCGCCCGAGGTGGAACGACTCCTCGAGCAGCTGGTCGCCGAGCACTTCAGCGTGCGTCTGGGCGTCCGGGAGCTCGGGTACCTGGCGATCCTGCTGACCACGAGGGTGCTGACCCCCGGGCACGACGAGCCGACCGAGGACGTGGCCGCGGCCTACCTCCGCGACGACGATCTCGCGGCCCTGCGCTCGATCGTCGCCCTGGCCAGCGACGAGTACCTCGTCGACCTCCGCGACGAGGACTTCCTCGTCCGCCTGGGGCTGCACGTCCGCAACCTGGTGGCGCGCGGGCACGAGAGCGCCCACACCCGCAACCCCATGACGAGGTCGATCAAGAGCTCGTACCCGATGATCTACGAGCTCGCCGTGTTCATCGCCAGCCAGATCCAGCGGCGCGAGGGCATCCCGATCAACGACGACGAGATCGCCTACATCGCGCTGCACGTGGGGTCGCACCTGGAGCGGCAGAGCCGGCGCGAGGAGCGGATCACGTGCGCCATCGTGAGCCCGACCTACTACGACCTCCACGAGCGGCTGCGTGAACGCGTCGAGGCGGTGTTCGGCGACGACCTCCAGGTCGACATCACCATCACCCGCACCGATGTCGACTGGTCGGCGCTGTCGTCCGACATCGTGATCACGACGCTCCCGGTCCAGGGCGCCCGCGACACCGTCGTCACCGTGCAGCCGTTCCTCACCGACGGCGACGTCGAGGCCATCCGGCGAGCCATCGCCGCGGTCCGCCGCCATCGGCGACGGATGCAGCTGAAGGACGAGCTGCTCCAGTACTTCGACGAGCGCCTGTTCTTCCGGGATCTCCAGGCACCGGACGAGCCCACGATGATCCGGCGCCTCGGATCCGCGATGGTCGAGCTCGGCATCATCGACGACGAGTACGTCGAGCAGGCGATCGAGCGCGAGGCGATGTCCTCCACCGCGTTCACCGACACCATCGCCGTCCCGCACGCGATGACGATGAGCGCCTCCCACACCGCGCTCGCCATCGTCGTGAACGAGACGCCCATGCAGTGGGGCGGCAACCGGGTCACCGTGATCGCCCTCATCGCGTTCAGCGCGGAGGGTCGCCGAGCCTTCCAGGTGGTCTTCGACCAGCTCGTCGAGGTGTTCTCCGACCGGGACGTCGTGCAGCGCATCATCCGACGCGGCACCACGTTCCCCGCGTTCATCGACGAGCTCGTCCGGGTCATGGACGAGTGA
- a CDS encoding PTS sugar transporter subunit IIB, which translates to MERVLIVCGAGASSTFLALRIRAVARERGLDLVVEAGTVQDLDERLPATDALLVGPHLADRFSELEQRAAEADTPAGLLPADAFGPDGAAAATDLLGELLAGRRHHPLEAEHH; encoded by the coding sequence GTGGAACGGGTCCTGATCGTCTGCGGTGCAGGAGCGTCGAGCACGTTCCTCGCCCTGCGCATCCGGGCCGTCGCTCGTGAGCGCGGACTCGATCTCGTCGTTGAGGCGGGCACGGTGCAGGACCTCGACGAACGACTGCCCGCGACGGACGCGCTGCTCGTGGGTCCGCACCTGGCGGACCGGTTCAGCGAGCTCGAGCAGCGGGCCGCCGAGGCGGACACCCCCGCCGGGCTGCTGCCCGCCGATGCGTTCGGCCCCGACGGAGCCGCAGCCGCCACCGACCTGCTCGGCGAGCTGCTCGCCGGCCGCCGACACCACCCGCTCGAAGCCGAGCACCACTGA